One Candidatus Aminicenantes bacterium genomic region harbors:
- a CDS encoding pitrilysin family protein, with amino-acid sequence MKRTLTAFVLLGLVLAGFGLGQAQKPSNLKYPPLTFNPPDPLAFKMAFANGLRGYVKEDRGLPIVTVSALIHFGGLYLPKDKQGLETIMSQTLIRGGTKTREGTAIEERLDFLGGSLSFNVADRTSTLTLSVLSKDLDEGLDLFFDVLMNPEFREAPLALAKVRQVEGLRQANDQPGSVLSREYEKVLYGDGPLTWQPTKKSLESITAADLKAVHAQYFFPKNVILAASGDFAKADLKAKIDKRADGWKNSSVKFPTLSKAFPAPEPGVYFIQKPINQGYINIGHLGLEDTNPDYFAVQVMNFILGGGSFTSRITMKVRSDEGLSYNQGSRFTYRWGFPGTFSGYVQTKSSTVGYAISLILAEMNRIRKEPVTDAEMDTAVNYFIDSFSSQFEMSQSIMSNFANMELTGKPMDYYKTFRAKIQAVTKAKVQEVAQKYIQPDKAVVMIVGDFEPCNKGGDKWPGPLDKLGKLHRVTLIDPMTGEAVK; translated from the coding sequence ATGAAGAGAACACTGACCGCCTTCGTCCTCCTCGGACTCGTCCTGGCCGGCTTCGGTCTGGGCCAGGCCCAAAAGCCATCCAACCTCAAGTATCCCCCGCTGACCTTCAATCCCCCCGACCCGCTGGCCTTCAAGATGGCCTTCGCCAACGGCCTGCGCGGCTATGTCAAGGAAGACCGAGGCCTGCCGATCGTCACGGTTTCAGCCCTCATCCACTTCGGCGGCCTGTACCTGCCCAAGGACAAGCAGGGCCTGGAGACGATCATGAGCCAGACCCTGATCAGGGGCGGCACCAAGACCCGCGAAGGCACGGCCATCGAAGAGCGGCTCGACTTCCTGGGCGGCTCGCTGTCGTTCAACGTCGCCGACCGAACCTCCACCCTGACCCTCAGCGTCCTGAGCAAGGACCTGGACGAGGGGCTGGACCTGTTCTTCGACGTCCTGATGAACCCCGAGTTCCGCGAGGCGCCCCTGGCCCTAGCCAAGGTCCGCCAGGTCGAAGGCCTGCGCCAGGCCAACGACCAGCCGGGCTCAGTTTTGAGCCGCGAGTATGAAAAGGTTCTCTACGGCGACGGCCCGCTGACCTGGCAGCCGACCAAGAAGAGCCTGGAATCGATCACGGCCGCCGACCTGAAGGCCGTCCACGCCCAGTATTTCTTCCCCAAGAACGTCATCCTGGCTGCCTCCGGCGACTTCGCCAAGGCCGACCTCAAGGCCAAGATCGACAAGCGGGCGGACGGTTGGAAGAACAGCTCGGTCAAGTTCCCGACGTTGAGCAAGGCCTTCCCGGCTCCTGAGCCCGGGGTTTACTTCATCCAAAAGCCGATCAACCAGGGTTACATCAACATCGGCCACTTAGGCCTCGAGGACACCAACCCCGACTACTTCGCGGTCCAGGTGATGAACTTCATCCTGGGCGGCGGCTCGTTCACTTCGCGGATCACCATGAAGGTCCGCTCGGACGAGGGCTTGTCCTACAACCAGGGCAGCCGGTTCACCTACCGCTGGGGCTTCCCCGGCACGTTCTCGGGCTATGTCCAGACCAAGTCGTCAACGGTCGGGTATGCGATTTCGCTGATCCTGGCCGAGATGAACCGCATCCGGAAGGAGCCCGTCACGGACGCCGAGATGGATACGGCCGTCAACTACTTCATCGACAGCTTCTCCAGCCAGTTCGAGATGTCCCAGTCGATCATGTCGAACTTCGCCAACATGGAGCTGACGGGCAAGCCCATGGACTACTACAAGACCTTCCGGGCCAAGATCCAGGCCGTGACCAAGGCCAAGGTCCAGGAGGTCGCCCAGAAGTACATCCAGCCGGACAAGGCGGTCGTCATGATCGTCGGCGACTTCGAGCCGTGCAACAAGGGCGGCGACAAGTGGCCCGGCCCGCTGGACAAATTGGGCAAGCTGCACCGGGTGACCCTGATCGACCCGATGACGGGGGAAGCGGTCAAGTAG
- a CDS encoding BrnT family toxin, protein MSNLTFIWDPKKETANRRKHGVSFEEARTVFLDENALLTHDPDHSTDEDRFVLLGMSLKPRILVVCHCYRAGEAIIRIISARKATRPEQKQYWDRCRT, encoded by the coding sequence ATGTCTAATCTGACCTTTATTTGGGATCCCAAGAAAGAGACGGCCAATCGGAGAAAACACGGCGTCTCGTTCGAGGAGGCCCGGACCGTCTTTTTAGATGAGAACGCCTTGTTGACCCACGATCCCGATCATTCAACCGACGAAGATCGATTCGTTCTGCTGGGCATGAGCCTCAAGCCCAGAATACTCGTTGTCTGCCATTGTTACCGGGCAGGCGAAGCCATAATCAGAATCATCTCCGCCCGCAAAGCCACGCGCCCGGAGCAAAAACAGTACTGGGACAGGTGCCGAACATGA
- a CDS encoding BrnA antitoxin family protein has product MRKQYDFSKAAKNPYAGMLKIPVTIRLDEESIRYFKELAAEIGVPYQTLINLYLRDCAASRRKLSLEWKQASA; this is encoded by the coding sequence ATGAGAAAACAATACGATTTTTCGAAAGCCGCCAAGAACCCGTATGCCGGAATGCTCAAGATACCGGTGACGATCCGCCTCGATGAGGAATCCATAAGATACTTCAAAGAGCTGGCCGCAGAGATCGGCGTTCCCTATCAAACACTGATCAACCTCTATCTCCGCGACTGCGCCGCGTCCCGCCGGAAGCTCTCTTTGGAATGGAAACAGGCATCCGCCTAG